Proteins encoded by one window of uncultured Ilyobacter sp.:
- a CDS encoding phosphatidylserine decarboxylase translates to MKFEKIKYRDRKTGEIKEEKVPGEDYLKFLYYKPFGKLALESLVKRKFLSSLYGRMMNKKKSCEKIPIFVQENNINMKESVKNIEEFQSFNDFFIRKLRKGARTISENTEELSSPADGKILAYENIDKKDQFFLKGSKFSLGEFLRDDKLAHKFQGGTFVIVRLAPSDYHRFHFPASGSISDSKKIEGYYYSVSTHAIKKNFMIFCENKREYSILDTKEFGEILLSEIGATMVGGIRQTYIPETHVQKGDEKGYFYFGGSTCIMLFEKGKVKIDKDIVENTLQGVETKVYMGEKIGSSVKLSH, encoded by the coding sequence ATGAAATTTGAAAAAATAAAGTACAGAGATAGAAAAACAGGAGAAATAAAGGAGGAAAAGGTTCCCGGAGAAGATTACTTGAAGTTCTTATATTACAAACCCTTTGGAAAATTAGCCCTTGAATCTCTAGTTAAGAGAAAATTTTTATCATCCCTGTATGGTAGAATGATGAATAAAAAAAAATCATGTGAAAAGATCCCAATTTTTGTCCAAGAGAACAACATAAACATGAAAGAATCTGTTAAGAATATAGAGGAGTTTCAATCTTTTAACGATTTTTTTATTAGAAAGTTAAGAAAAGGTGCAAGAACTATATCGGAAAACACAGAGGAACTTTCATCTCCGGCAGATGGTAAAATATTAGCCTATGAAAACATAGATAAAAAAGATCAATTTTTTCTAAAGGGATCAAAATTTTCACTGGGTGAATTTTTAAGGGATGACAAACTAGCCCATAAATTTCAGGGAGGTACCTTTGTAATAGTTAGATTAGCTCCATCTGACTATCACAGATTTCATTTCCCTGCAAGTGGTAGTATCAGTGATAGTAAAAAGATAGAGGGCTATTATTATTCTGTTTCAACTCATGCAATAAAGAAAAATTTTATGATATTTTGTGAAAATAAAAGAGAATATTCAATTCTAGATACTAAAGAGTTTGGCGAGATATTATTAAGTGAGATAGGTGCAACAATGGTTGGAGGGATAAGGCAGACCTATATCCCTGAAACTCATGTGCAAAAGGGAGATGAAAAGGGGTATTTTTATTTTGGTGGATCGACTTGTATTATGTTGTTTGAAAAAGGGAAAGTAAAGATAGATAAAGATATAGTTGAAAACACTTTGCAAGGAGTGGAAACCAAGGTATATATGGGAGAAAAAATCGGAAGTTCTGTAAAATTAAGCCATTAA
- a CDS encoding NusG domain II-containing protein: MKRKRSYFKKGDIILYAFIFSLFTFLLFNIKGMKTRKASKAEIYVDGDLKYIYKLQEDEKNIFVDTNLGGINVQFKDKMVRVTSSNSPLKLIVKQGWAKVPGDTLIGIPDRAIVKIVGENNGEEQEDDIDFIIK; this comes from the coding sequence ATGAAAAGGAAAAGAAGTTATTTCAAAAAAGGTGATATTATACTATATGCTTTTATTTTTTCATTATTTACTTTTTTACTGTTTAACATAAAGGGTATGAAAACCCGAAAGGCTTCAAAAGCTGAAATATACGTCGACGGGGATCTGAAATATATTTATAAACTGCAGGAAGATGAAAAAAATATTTTTGTGGATACCAATTTAGGAGGCATAAATGTTCAGTTTAAAGATAAGATGGTAAGGGTCACAAGCTCAAACTCACCTTTAAAATTGATAGTGAAGCAAGGATGGGCAAAGGTTCCTGGTGATACTCTGATAGGAATTCCAGATAGAGCTATCGTTAAAATTGTGGGAGAAAATAACGGCGAAGAACAGGAAGATGATATAGATTTTATAATAAAATAA
- a CDS encoding S24 family peptidase, producing the protein MHLNKEQEKISYTKPSGPMLVKGIAGSGKTTVGVYRIPFLLNNYCFEPDDMILLMTYNKTLVNYMGYLYGKIEKEYKKNYPTLFELPRDRIKITTIDGLIYPYYLKCCKKNNKKYSTDIGNSEKFSIIGDYLEKISKEYGDINLLNQNNLKFLYDEIEWIKSCNYNEEEYQNADRLGATKYDEHNHRLPKNSKIRKSIYNLMELYSKELFDRNYVDFNDVRRIALEAMDGCNVNKFTHIIIDESQDLSKLQLELLKKIYNEKEYSSITFLFDCAQSIYSQSWLGNGRNFTTIGFNMAGRSKTLSKNFRTTTQISQAAYSLLEKSHDIVEDENYVKPYLIDRQGDYPVYRHFSTESQEMDYLVKLIKNELSDYKMNEIVVVGRSRIQLENTRQIMKNKNISCEIIDRDNSDFEKDAVRLMTMHSVKGIESKVVILINVNEGVVPFYSSKDEKIREFEEVTEKKLFYVGMTRATEILYITSSVKPSKFIKEIKSKYLRFDKKSQIRGMYNLSLEDYRFKENLINLYSPEEKVRQWVINELINNYKYPLELIEIEYPVIMGSKKGFVDIAVSRYENGKKKTFIYIEVKSMQNGIKEARSQILSYASVSKDIEYCMVTDGTALEVFDNSGDKKDDIPIFNMEMMPSKADMNTALDLEKNRELILFRDEDGSMEVDFGGISERYPNEEVLSIPIYGKISGDLPVFMNSEENESFYLPRELVKDESGFFLRVRGDSMKNVDIEDGDLVFLRQDIDPKSGDIIAVAIDGEATLKRLMKMRNAIILLPENSEYEEIYINEQDVNLLGIASITVKKNRG; encoded by the coding sequence ATGCATCTTAATAAAGAGCAGGAAAAGATATCCTATACAAAGCCTTCAGGTCCTATGCTTGTAAAGGGCATAGCAGGGAGCGGAAAAACAACTGTAGGGGTTTACAGGATCCCATTTTTGCTCAACAATTATTGTTTCGAGCCTGATGATATGATTCTTCTAATGACTTACAATAAAACATTAGTTAATTACATGGGTTATCTTTATGGGAAAATAGAAAAGGAATATAAAAAAAATTATCCGACACTGTTTGAACTACCTAGAGACAGAATCAAAATAACAACAATAGACGGGTTGATCTACCCATACTACCTAAAATGCTGTAAAAAAAACAATAAAAAATATTCCACCGATATAGGTAATAGTGAAAAATTTTCAATAATAGGGGATTATTTGGAAAAAATTTCAAAAGAATATGGTGATATAAATTTATTGAATCAAAACAATCTTAAATTTCTCTATGATGAGATAGAATGGATAAAGTCCTGTAACTATAATGAGGAAGAATATCAAAATGCAGATAGACTAGGTGCAACAAAATATGATGAACATAACCACAGACTACCTAAGAATTCTAAAATAAGGAAGTCAATTTATAATTTGATGGAGCTTTATTCTAAGGAGTTATTCGATAGAAATTATGTTGATTTTAATGATGTGAGAAGAATAGCACTAGAAGCAATGGATGGATGCAATGTAAATAAATTTACCCATATAATAATAGATGAAAGTCAGGATCTATCTAAACTTCAGCTAGAACTGCTAAAAAAAATATATAATGAAAAGGAATACTCTAGCATAACTTTTTTATTTGACTGTGCACAGAGTATATATTCACAATCATGGCTGGGAAATGGAAGAAATTTTACAACAATTGGGTTTAATATGGCAGGGAGAAGTAAAACATTAAGTAAAAACTTTAGAACGACCACGCAAATATCTCAGGCAGCGTACAGCCTTTTGGAAAAATCACATGATATTGTAGAGGATGAAAATTATGTAAAACCCTATTTAATAGATAGGCAGGGAGATTATCCGGTTTACAGACATTTTTCAACAGAATCACAAGAGATGGACTATCTGGTGAAGCTTATAAAAAATGAGTTGTCAGACTATAAGATGAATGAAATTGTGGTGGTAGGAAGGTCAAGAATACAACTAGAAAATACAAGACAAATTATGAAAAATAAGAATATTTCTTGTGAAATAATAGATAGGGATAACAGTGACTTTGAAAAAGATGCTGTGAGGCTTATGACGATGCATTCAGTAAAAGGAATAGAAAGTAAAGTAGTTATTCTGATAAATGTAAATGAGGGAGTAGTGCCTTTTTATTCCTCAAAAGATGAAAAAATAAGAGAATTTGAGGAAGTTACAGAAAAGAAACTTTTTTATGTTGGAATGACTAGGGCGACGGAAATACTTTATATCACATCTAGTGTAAAGCCATCAAAATTTATCAAGGAGATAAAGTCAAAATATTTGAGATTTGATAAAAAAAGTCAAATTAGAGGAATGTACAATCTTTCATTGGAAGATTACAGATTTAAAGAAAATTTGATTAATCTATACTCACCAGAGGAAAAGGTAAGACAGTGGGTGATAAATGAACTTATAAACAACTATAAATATCCCCTGGAATTGATAGAGATAGAGTATCCTGTAATAATGGGTTCTAAAAAGGGCTTTGTGGATATAGCAGTGAGTAGATATGAAAATGGGAAAAAGAAAACCTTTATATACATAGAGGTGAAGTCCATGCAAAATGGGATAAAAGAAGCTAGAAGCCAGATATTGAGTTATGCATCTGTATCTAAAGATATAGAATATTGTATGGTTACCGACGGTACTGCTCTTGAAGTTTTTGATAACTCTGGAGATAAAAAAGATGATATCCCAATCTTTAATATGGAGATGATGCCGTCAAAGGCGGACATGAATACAGCATTGGATCTAGAAAAAAACAGAGAACTTATTCTTTTCAGGGATGAAGACGGAAGTATGGAAGTTGATTTTGGGGGAATAAGTGAAAGGTATCCTAATGAGGAAGTCCTTTCTATACCAATATATGGGAAAATATCGGGAGATCTTCCTGTATTTATGAATTCTGAAGAAAATGAAAGTTTTTACCTGCCAAGAGAACTTGTGAAGGATGAAAGCGGATTTTTTTTGAGGGTGAGAGGGGACAGTATGAAGAATGTCGATATAGAGGACGGAGACCTCGTTTTTCTTCGTCAGGATATAGACCCTAAAAGCGGTGATATAATAGCAGTTGCAATAGATGGGGAAGCTACTCTGAAACGTCTTATGAAAATGAGAAATGCCATAATACTTCTTCCTGAAAATTCAGAATATGAAGAAATATATATAAATGAACAGGATGTGAATCTTTTGGGGATTGCATCCATTACAGTGAAGAAGAATAGAGGTTAA
- a CDS encoding zinc ribbon domain-containing protein, which translates to MFFIGIFGINNRSKKVKEVSFKCTGCLNKRGELIENSNVFEFFFIPVFKFSKKYILKCTKCGSIYRLNDSSIKKIIETEKVAYEDIEEVIYENRICECGEKIVDGYEYCPKCGKKL; encoded by the coding sequence GTGTTTTTTATAGGAATTTTTGGTATAAATAACAGAAGTAAAAAAGTTAAAGAGGTTTCATTTAAGTGTACAGGCTGCTTGAATAAAAGAGGAGAATTGATAGAAAATTCAAATGTATTTGAATTTTTCTTTATTCCTGTATTTAAATTTAGTAAAAAATATATTTTAAAATGTACAAAATGTGGAAGTATTTACAGGCTAAATGACAGCTCCATAAAAAAAATAATAGAAACTGAAAAAGTCGCATATGAGGATATAGAAGAGGTTATCTATGAGAATCGAATATGTGAATGTGGAGAAAAAATAGTAGATGGCTATGAGTATTGTCCTAAGTGTGGAAAAAAACTTTGA